CCGGGGTAGTGGATACCGTCACCGGGCAGACCACCGAGCGCGTGCTGGAGGATACGCGCGCGCATAATGAACTGCTCATTCCTACCATCACCGAGGTCCTCGCAGAGGCGGGCATGGAGTATTCCGACCTCGATGCGGTGGTCACCGGCGTGGGCCCGGGACCATTTACCGGGTTGCGCGTGGGTATGGCGACGGCCTCCGCGCTTGCCGACGCTCTCTCTATCCCCCTTCACGGCATCTGTACCCACGATGCCATCGCGGCCGCCGCCGACCTCCACGTAGAACCTGCCGCCGCGGCCGACGAGGCGACCGCCTTGGTGGCTATCGACGCCCGCCGCAAAGAGATCTATTGGGCCACTTACCGCGCTACCGACTCCGGCGTGCAGCGCATTTCTGGTCCTGCGGTGACGAAACCGGCCGAACTCGAGGTGGAACTTGCCTCCACCGCCGAGGTCATCATTCCTGACCGCCTTGCTGGGCAACTTCCCGAGCGATTCGCCGCCCTCCCGCACCGCGCGGCCCATCCGACCGCGTCGGCCCTCGTTGCCGCGTCGGCCCTCGTTGCCGCGGCCGACCTCGAGGCAGAACCGGCTCCCGTCGTGCCGCTGTACCTGCGCCGCCCAGATGCGGTCCCGCCAAAGCAGCAACAGCTTTCTGCCGCCATCCCGAAGGTCGAGCTGTGAGGCTGCGCGAGCTAACCCCGGCCGATGCACCCCGGTGCGCCGAGCTGGAAGAGGTCCTTTTTCCAGGCGAAACTCCGTGGTCCAGCCGGATCTTCCGGGAAGAAATGGCCCAGCCCTTCAACTTCTATCTCGGGGTGGAAGGTGCACTCGAGGCGCCGGAACCCGTGGAGCTCCTAGGCTATGCGGGCATCGGCATGATGGGACCGGCCGCGGACCCGGAATTTGAAATCCACACCATTGGCGTCGACCCCGCCGCGCAGCGTCGCGGCATCGCGCGGATGATGATGGACAATATCTGCCATATCGCGGATCTCAAGGATGCCCCGGTCTTCCTCGAGGTTCGCGTGGGCAATGATCCCGCTATTGGCCTGTATGAGCGCTACGGCTTTGCCAAGCAGGGGATCCGCAAGAACTATTACCAACCTTCCGGGGCGGATGCGCACGTGATGGTGCGCCCGCGCCAGTCCGAGCGCCCAGAAGATTAAGGAGCAGTCATGAAGATCATGGGCATCGAGTCCTCCTGCGATGAAACCGGCGTGGGCATCGTCGAGCTGCGCGAGGACGGCCACATGGACATCATCGCTAACGCCGTTGCTTCCTCCATGGAGCAGCATGCGCGTTTCGGCGGCGTCGTCCCGGAAATCGCCTCCCGTGCCCACCTTGAGGCCATGCCGCAGGTCATGCAAGCGGCGCTGGAGGAGGCGGGCATCGAAAAGCCGGATGCCATCGCCGCCACCGTGGGACCTGGCCTGGCCGGTGCCTTGCTGGTGGGAGCCTCGGCCGCCAAGGCCTATGCCGCGGCTTGGGGCGTGCCTTTCTACGGCGTTAACCACCTGGGCGGCCACGTTGCGGTGGCCAACCTGGAAGGCGAAGAGCTGCCGCACTCGGTGGCCCTCTTGGTCTCGGGCGGGCATACGCAGCTGTTGGAGGTAGAGGCCGTCGGCAAGCCCATGCGCGAGCTGGGCTCTACGCTTGACGACGCCGCCGGTGAAGCCTACGACAAAGTCTCCCGCCTTCTTGGTTTGGGCTACCCGGGCGGCCCGGTGATTGATAAGCTCGCTGCCCGCGGCGAGGCCACCATCGACTTCCCACGCGGCATGTCCCGCGCCGAGGATCTGCGCGGCCCACACCGCCACGACTTTTCCTTCTCCGGGCTCAAGACCTCCGTGGCCCGCTACGTGGAACGCGCCGAAAAGGCAGGGGAGACCATCAGCGTGGAAGATGTATGCGCCAGTTTCCAAGAAGCCGTGGCCGATGTCCTGACTGCCAAGGCCGTGCGTGCCTGCGAGGACACCGGCGCCCGCGTGCTGTTATTGGGAGGCGGCGTGGCCGCTAATTCCCGCCTGCGCGAGCTGGCCGCCGAGCGCTGCGCCGCCGCCGGGGTGGAACTGCGTGTGCCGCGCTTTTCCCTGTGCACCGATAACGGCGTGATGATCGCGGCCATCGGCGCGCAGCTCATCCACGAAGGCGCCCAGCCCTCTGGTCTCGGCGTTGGCACCGATACCCAGCTGGATGTGGAAGAGCCGCAGTTAACCTAAAGTTCTTCTCGCTCGCGCTGCAGGCGAGGCATGGGGCCGGTACTCTAAAGAGCGTTCATGCCCTCTTGGCTTTCTGAAGGAGCTTTCTCTCATGACCGTCGGTTTCCTTGTCAACCCTGATCTCACCCGCCGCAAGCTCGAGTTCGAGCTGGAGCACGCCAACCAGTTCCTGGGCGGCACCACCGAGGATCGCGTCTCCGTTGTTTTCCAGGAAGACGGCACCACCTACGCCGCACTCTACAACCCAGAAGCTAAGGCCGAAGGCGCCGAGCCGAACCCGGTAGCCTCCCTGGCGCGCAACGCGGCTGCTACCGGCAATGCCGCCTTCCTGCAGGACCCCATCCGCTCCATCTGCGGTCCCGTCATTTTCGTTGACGCCGAGGGCGAAGACACCACCATCGATGCCGTTATCGAGTCTGTGGAGCAGGGTATTCGCGCAGTGAAGAACTACCGCGAAGATAACCCGGAGGAATACACCCTGTGGCGCGCGGCCGTTATCAACTCCGATAAGAGTCTCTAAACCCCAGCCCCTCACAGGTAGGGTTCAAGCGCTTTTCGCGCGCCCGTAATACGGTGTTCACATTCTTATGGTGTTCTAGGGAGCCGTACCGCTTCTTCTAAGACTCCAAAGGTGAAAACTGTATGCTTCGTTCATCGCGCTTCGTCGCCTCCTTCGCCACCGCCCTCGCCGTGGGTGGCGCCGCCGTCATCGTGCCCGCCACCCCGGCGCTGGCCGCTGACTCGCCCATCTACCGCACCATCCTGCAACCGGGCGAGGATGAATCCCAGGTCATGGTCACCTGGCGCACCAAGTCCAAGGCAGACGAGGTCCTCGAGGTTACCGGCCCAGAAGGCACCACCACCTTCCAGGCCGACGAGCGCGACTTTGGCGCCTTGCTGTACAAGTCCCAGTTCGCCACCGCCACCGACCTGCAGCCGGATACTGAGTACTCCTACCGCGTTGGTTCCGAGGAAGGCGGGTGGTCCGAACCAGAGACCTTCAACACCGGCTCCAATGGCGATGACTGGTCCTTCCTTACCGTCGCCGACCCGCAGATCGGCGTGGACCTCAAGGTGGATGACCAAGCCGAACAGTGGCGCAAGACCATTGGTCACGCGGCTTCCCACGTGCCGAATGCCAGCATGATCTGGTCGCTGGGTGACCAGGTTGAGGGCTGGGGTGCGCAGGTACCGCAGTACGATGCGTACTTCTCCGCCCCGGAGATTCGTCACATCCCTACCAACACGGTCCCGGGCAATCACGAGACTTATAACCTCACCATGAAGCATCATGATGAGCATTTCTCCAACCCGCATCAGGCGGACGATATCCGCGACCACTACTTCGAGCGCAATAACGTACTCTTCATCGGCCTGGACTCCAATGCTTCTTCCGACGCCGATATCGCCCGCCACGAGCAGTTCCTGCGCGAGGCCATCGAATCCCGCGGCGCGGATAATGACTGGATCGTCGTCGGCATGCACCACGGCCCGTACTCCCAGGGCTCGCATCACTTTGATAAGGACGTCACCAACCTGCGCGAGAAGCTCACCCCGGTGCTCTCTGAGCTCAACGTCGATGCCGTGCTCTCCGGCCACGACCACATCTACACCCGCAGCCACTTGATGAAGAACAACAAGCCGGTCCTGCCTGAAAAGAAGCCGCAGCGCGGCGACGTGCTCGAGCCCAAGGATGGCGAGGCGCTGTACCTGACCACCACCACCGCGGGCGGTGGCAAGTACTACGACTTCACCGACGTGAATAACAAAAAGCACAAGGGCGCGCGCATGGAGACCATCGATCCGAAGCTCGCCCACGAGTCCACCGCCATGTGGCGCCAGGATTACACCGAGGACTACATGCGCGTAGACGTCTCCGATGACAAGCTCACCTTCACCACCTTCAACGAAGGCGATAACACGCTGGTGGACAAGGTTTCCCTCAAGAAGAAGGATCGCGGCGCTGCGCCTGCCGACGACGCCACCGACCCCGCCGACTCCACCGAGTCCACCGACCCAGACACCCCAGAGGTGCCCAAGGATCCGGAGGGCGGCAGCTCCCTGAGCTCCAGCGATATTTTCGGCGGGCTCAGCTCGAAAAAGTAACTAGCATCGCGCCTGGGTGTGGCGGGTGTGGCTAGCGCTCTGTATGGCGCAGCCACGCCAATACGGCCTTGACCCGTCGGTTGGCGTCTTCGGGCCGAAACCCGAGCTTCATAAACACATTGGAGACATGCTTGCTTACCGCTCCTGCGGTAAGAACGAGCGTGTCTTCAATTTCTTTATTGCTCAATCCTTGGGCCATAAGCCCCAGTACCTCCCGCTCGCGGGCGGTGAGCTGGGCTAAACCAGTACGCCGCGCCGACAGCAGCGCAGTTACGACCTCTGGGTCCACCACGGTGCCGCCGCGGGCGACCTCGTCTAGCGTGCGCACGAATTCTTCTACATCAGAAACGCGCTCCTTGAGCAGGTAGCCAAAGCCGCCGTGCTCCAAGAGCCGGTCGAGGTAGCTTGCCGCTACGTATTGGCTCAGCACCACCACCGGCTGGGTGGGATTTGCGGCACGCAGGTCATGCACGGCGCGCAGGCCATCGTCGGTCATGGTCGGTGGCATGCGCACATCGCTGATAATCAGGTCGAAATCTTCCTGCCCGGCAATAGTGCGCAGTTCTTCGGCATCCGTGGCCGCCGTAACGCTATGCCCCAGAGCGCTGAGTAGCTGCTCGAGCCCCGCGCGCAGCAGCGCGGAATCTTCCGCCAGTAGTAGTTTCATTCGGCCTCCTTCAGCGGTAATTCGACCTGCAGTCGGCCACCGCGTTCGCGCGCAGCCGCGTCATCTGCTGCCGAAAAGTTCACCGTTCCGCCCAGTGCGGCGGCGCGTTCGCGCAGCCCGGCGAGACCGGTGCCCGGCTCACCTGGCTTCTTGGCTGCGGGGCCGAAGTCAGCTCCGGGGCCGGGGCAGGGTCCGGTGCCATTATCAACGATGTCTAGGCGCAACGTCTGCCCGAAAGCAACCGTTACCGTCGCCTGGGTGGCCGCGCCATGCTTGGAAGCATTGGTAAGCGCCTCGGCCACCGCGTGGTAAGCCAGCAGGGCAGTGGTTTCATCCACTGAGCGCTCGGCGCCTTCGACGTGTAGTTCTGCCTCCAGTCCGGAGTGGGCGAGGAGTTCGTCGAGGGCGGGGATAAGTCCGGCGTCAAAAAGCACCTGCGGGGCAATGCCGCGCACCGTCGCCCGCAGGGAGGCCAAGGCCAATGAGGCATTATGTTCCGCATCGGCCAGGGCCGGTTGCGCCTCGGGAGGGGCCTGCAATTTCGCCGCGGCCAGGTTGAGCTTGAGTGCGGTGAGGTACTGCTGTGGGCCATCGTGCAGCTCGCGTTCGATGCGGCGGCGCTCGCCGGAAAAGGCATCGATAAGCGTGGCGCGCGAGGCCGCCAACTCCTCGGCCGAAGGGCTCAACGCCAGCCGGGTTAGGCGAGGTTGACGCCAAGACCAAGAGGCGGTTAAGTCCTACCAATAAAGCCACCAGCAGCGCCGCGGTGAGCCAGCAGGTAAAGAAAATGAGCGGCCGGTTGGAGGTAGACCACCCACCAAAGAAGAATTCGGTATTTGGCACGAACGGCGCAATTGCCAGCACGCCCGCCGAAAAGCCCACGGCAGTCCACGCGGCAAAGCAGGCAGCCGAAATCAATAGCTGCACAATAAGGTGATAAAACTGCTGCCAATCAAACCACCGGCCTGCGCGCCGAGGTGGGATCTCCACGCCCATCCACCGCGCACCCAACCGGCCGACAAATTCCGCGGCGCGTCCCACCAGCGGAATCCACGGCAGCATCAGCACCGAAACCACCAACGCCGGGATAAATAGCGCGCCGAGGACGAGGCTCCACGCGCAGGCTTTGAGGGTTCGCATAACCCATGAGCCTAGCCGCCTTACCCAGGGTGGGGCAGTAGAGCTAGCTCTACCATTTTCTGGGCGGCCCACTCCATGTCTTTCTTCTGCGCGGCCGAGTGGAATCAAGGGCATGTTAAAAGCAGATAACCTCAGCAAGCGCTACGGCCGCCACACCGTGCTCAATCGCGTCACTGTGTCCATCGCCGCGGGCGAATTCGTCGCCATCATGGGACCTTCCGGCAGCGGAAAAACCACGCTGTTGAACCTGCTATCCGGGCTCGATAAGCCCACCTCCGGCCGAGTCAATGCGCCGGGGCGCAAGCAGCGAGCCTTTGTTTTCCAGGACTATAACCTGCTGGAATCCCTCAACGCCCAGCGCAATGCCACCTTGACCGCGCGCTTTTCCGGCCGGCGCCCTACACGCGGCAAGGTGGCGGAGGTCTTTGACTCGCTCGGCCTTAGCGGGTTGGAGCGCCGCCTGCCCGCGCAGCTTTCCGGCGGGCAGCAGCAACGTGTGGCCGTCGCCCGGGCACTGCTGGCCCAGGCGCCCTATATCTTCGCCGACGAGCCTACGGGCGCGCTTGACGACGCCACCGCATCCACCGTCCTTTCCCACCTGCGCGCCGCCGCCCGCGATGGCGCCAGCGTGGTCATGGTGACCCACTCGCACCTCGCCGCTGAGGCGGCCGACAGGATCATCTCCTTAGAGGAGGTGGCCCATGCTGGTGTGGCTTAAGGACTTACAGTCCAATTGGCTATCGTGGCTGGCCGTGGCGCTGACCCTGGTGGTGTCTTCCACCTCGTGCACCCTGGCGCTGGCCATGCTGGTTGCCTCCTCCGGGGCCGAAGAAAATCCCGCCGGCCCGCTGGGTGGCACGGTGCTGGGCATGGCCCTGTGCGTGGTGGTGTTGGTGACACTATCGCAGATGCGCCTTATCATCGCCGAGCGCGAGCCGGTCTACCGTTCTTGGCGCATGGTGGGCATGCCCGGGTGGATGATTGTTGCCTTCATTCTGGGCCAAGTCGCAGCGGTCAGCGCGGCTGCCGGATTTCTCGGCATGCTGCCGGCCCGACCTCTGCTTGACCCGTGCGTGCGCGCCCTGCGCAGCGACGGCATCCCCATGCCGGATATCGCCGTTACCGGCCAGGTCACCGCCATTGCGGTATCCGTCTGCACGTCCGCGGCCCTGGTTGGTGCGCTGCCTCCGCTGCGCCGCGTGTTCCGGCCGCGTACTCCCGCACACCCGATGTGGCTTCTGGTGAAATTCCTGCTTGCGGCCGCGGCTATCGGCGGCACGGTCTACGGGTGCCTGCACATCGATGACCCGGGTGACCTCTTGTCGGCCGAGATGGGGCTCGTCATCCTCGTCGCCCTCTTCTTACCTTGGCTCATGCCCGGTATCGACCAATGGACCCGCGCGGCCGGCATCGCTGGGGCTAATGTGCGCGTGCGCCGGCACTTTTCCACCCCACACATCGTGCCGTGGGTGCTCCTCGGCGGCTTTATCGTCGCCGTCGGCTCGGGCCTGCGCTTTGGGAACGACGCAGGCGCCGGCGGCACCTTGTCCTCGTGGCAGGTCTTCGTCGCCCTTTTAGGACCGGTCTTCGCTCCCAGCATCGTGGGCGCCGTGCTTACCTCGCTGCTGATGCGCGGGCGCATCGCCTCCGATATCCGCGGCCTCACCCTGGCTGGCGCCACCCCCTCGGCCTGGGCGCGCGTGCAAGTGGGAGAGGCGGCCTGCCTCACCCTGACTGCGGCCGGCGTGGTGTGGGCGCTGTGCTTGGCGACGCTCCTCCCACTCCACCACCTGCTCACCCCACAGGTTTCCTTCGGCCGAACGCTGGTAGACGAGCTGTGGTGGTCGGCCTTCGCCGTGATTTTTGGTGCCATGTTTATCGCGCTGGGCGTCGTCAAGCTGGCGCTGGCCGGCTTTGTCCACGCCGGGCAACGAGAGCGCTGAAAGGATCGCTGAGGGCGTAGGAATGTGGGCCGGGTCATTGTTGAGGGTTAGCAGTCACGAGGGTAGAGTGCTAATCAGGTTGTTTGACCCACAGTTGTTCACCCGCGACGACGGCTGTGCTGGACATTCACAACCGGCACGCGCGCGCCATACCGGCGCGCATACGAACACTACGGAGGAAACATCATGGCAAACATTAAGCCTCTCGAGGACCGCGTCCTCGTACAGATCGTAGAAGCTGAAACCACCACCGCTTCCGGCCTGGTTATCCCGGATTCCGCCAAGGAAAAGCCACAGGAAGCTACCGTCGTTGCCGTAGGCCCTGGCCGCACCAACGACAAGGGTGAGGTCACCCCGGTAGGCGTCAACGAAGGCGATACCGTGGTCTTTTCCAAGTACGGCGGCACCGAGCTGAAGTACAACGGCGAGGAGTACCTGCTGCTGTCCTCCCGTGACCTGCTCGCCGTCATCGAGAAGTAGGCCCACTTATGGCAAAGCTCATTGCATTCGACCAAGAAGCCCGCGAGGGAATCCAGCGCGGCGTCGATACGCTGGCTGATGCCGTCAAGGTCACCCTCGGCCCGCGCGGCCGCAACGTCGTGCTTTCCAAGGCTTTCGGTGGCCCCACCGTCACCAATGACGGCGTGACCATCGCCCGCGATATTGACATCGAGGAGCCCTTCGAGAACCTTGGCGCGCAGCTGGTCAAGTCCGTTGCGGTCAAGACCAATGACACCGCAGGCGACGGCACCACCACCGCTACCTTGCTGGCCCAGGCGCTCATCTTCGAGGGCCTGCGCAACGTGGCGGCCGGCGCCAACCCGATCGAGCTCAACCGCGGCATCGCGGCGGCGGCCGAAAAGGCCGTCGAGGAGCTTAAGGCCCGCGCCACCGCGGTCAACTCCTCCTCTGAAATCGCCCAGGTAGCCACCGTCTCCTCCCGCGACCCGGAGGTCGGCGAGATGGTTGCCGGCGCCATGGACAAGGTGGGCAAGGACGGTGTGGTCACCGTCGAGGAATCTCAGACCATCGACTCCGCCGTCGATGTCACCGAGGGTATTTCCTTTGACAAGGGCTACCTTTCCCCGTACTTCGCTACGGAGGAAGAGACCTACCACGCCGTGCTGGACGACGCCGCAGTATTGCTCGTCCGCAACAAGATCTCCTCCCTGCCGGACTTCCTGCCGCTGCTGGAGAAGATCGCCGAGACCAACCGCCCGACCCTTATCATCGCGGAGGACATCGAGGGCGAGCCGCTGCAGGCGCTCGTCGTCAACTCCATCCGCAAGGTGCTCAAGGTCGCGGCCGTGAAGGCTCCGTACTTTGGCGAGCGCCGCAAGGGATTCATGGATGACCTGGCCGTCGTTACCGGCGCTACCGTCATCGACCCAGAGGTGGGCGTCAACCTCAACGAGGCTGGCCTCGACGTGCTCGGTTCTGCCCGCCGCGTGACCATCACCAAGGATGACACTGTCATCGTCGATGGCGGCGGCACCGCTGAAGCAGTAGAGGAGCGCCGCGAGCACATTCGCCGCGACATCGAGCGCACCGATTCCACTTGGGATAAGGAAAAGCTCGAGGAGCGCCTGGCTAAGCTCTCCGGCGGCGTGGCCGTCATCCGCGTCGGTGCGGCTACCGAGACCGAGGTCAACGAGCGCAAGCTGCGCGTCGAAGATGCCATCAACGCGGCCCGCGCGGCCGTCGAAGAGGGCGTCATCGCCGGCGGCGGCTCCGTGCTGGTCCAGATTTCCAAGGAACTCGAGTCCTTCGCCGAGGGCTTCGAGGGCGAGGCCAAGGTCGGCGTTCTCGCCGTCGCCCGCGCCCTGACCCGTCCGGCCTACTGGATCGCCGAAAACGCTGGCCTCGACGGCGCTGTCGTCGTCTCCCGCGTTGCCGAGATGTCCAACGGTGAGGGCTTCAACGCCAATACCCTCGAGTACGGCAACCTCATCGATAACGGCATCATCGACCCGGTGAAGGTCACCCACTCCGCCGTGGTCAACGCCACCTCCGTGGCCCGCATGGTTCTTACCACCGAGGCCTCCGTGGTGGAAAAGCCACAGGAAGAGCAGCCTGCTGACGCCGGCCACGGCCACCAGCACTAAACGGCTACCAACAAAACCCGCCCCGCTTCCCGCGTGGCGGGTTTTGTTGTACCTAGCTAGGGCCGTGGAATACATCAAGGCACCGCTGATACCGACCCCATTCGCAAGGCCTTCGCCAAGGCCAATGGCATCAAACCCGCACTCTTTTCCGCGCATTCCGAGGGTGCCTGCTCCAAGCGCAGCGGTGTGGGTGCGGTCTACGTGGAGCAAGGCGTGATGAGCGGGTGGACTCCGGCCACACCGTCATCTGCATCGACCACAATCTGGCTGTTCTCGCGCATGCGGATCACGCCATCGACTTGGTCCCCGGCGCCGGTTCGGCCGGCGGCCAGCTGGTCTTTCGTGGCACCCCAGCCGAGTTAGCCGAGCAGAAAGACTCGGTGACGGGGCGCTTTCTTGCCGACGCCCTCGTCTCCCCCTAATCTTCTGCCTTAAGCGTTGACCGGCGCGGCGGCGCGGCGGCGTTGGCGCAGCGCAACGACGCGCTCGGATTCGCTCATTCCGCCCCAGACGCCGTAAGGCTCGGCGGATTGCAGGGCATGCTCGCGGCACAGATCAATGACCGGGCAGGAATTGCAGATGGCCTTGGCGCGGTTTTCGCGCTGGGCGCGGGCACGGCCGCGCTCGCCATCTGGGTGATAAAACACGTCCGAGTTTTCTCCGCGGCAGGCGCCTTGTAGCTGCCAATCCCACAGGTCAGCGGTGGGACCGGGAAGCAAATGAGGCTGAGACACGTTACTTAGCTCCTTTGTAAGGGCGAGAATTCTTGTGTGGCTTCCGCAGTGTTACGGCAAGCAACCTCACGTAGTGTTTCGCGCGTGGGTTAACGATGGGTTACCTATTTTTGACTTTTAGGTATTCTTTCCTTGATCTCCCCTCCGACACCGCGGTTTACCAGCGGAAACAATGAAGGTTAACGGTTTGTGAATTTTCTTCCGCTCGGGTTGCGCACGCGCTGGGGCCGCGCGTTGCCTTTGCATAATCTTCCCGTGTGCCAATATGGTTAGTTACCGGTTTAAAACATGTCAGAGGGTGCATACGTGAGTGATAAGGAACAGGAGCTAGCGGATCTCGTCCCGCATGCCGTCGACGGCAGCCGTCGAGCGCTGCAAGAAGTTCTGCGGATCATTCACCCGCAGGTGCTGCGCTACTGCCGCGCCCGCATCGGTGGCGGCCGCCAACCCACCGCGGAGGATGTAGCCCAAGAGATCTGTCTCGCAGTGGCCACCTCCATTGGCTCCTACGAGGACAAGGGTCGCCCGTTTATGGCCTATGTCTACGGCATTGCGTTCAACAAGGTCACCGATGCCCACCGCGCCATGGGGCGCGATAAGTCCACCCCCACCGAAGAAATTCCAGAAGACTCCGCGCGTGACGCCACCCCTGAAGAGTGGGCATTGGAAGCCGACGGTAGTAACAGAATGCGCGCCTTGCTCGATACGTTAAGTGACAAGGCGAAAAACATCGTGATTCTGCGCGTGTTCAACGGTTTGTCGGCAGAAGAGACCGCGGAAATTGTGGGTTCCACCCCAGGCGCGGTTCGTGTCGCACAACACCGAGCACTCGCTCAATTGCGAAAGACCCTCCAAGCTGCCCAGGAAACTGCGCGCTAAGGGCCTAGCGGCCGACTCTTACAGCAGATATCTCTTAACAGAAAGGAAGGGGGAGAGACACCATCATGGCACCGAAGCACCACGGCGATAATGACGGCCTTGCAGACCAGCTCCAGCCCTTGATAGATGATGATGCATTCCTCACCGAGCTTTCGAAGGGAACTAACCCTTCCGACGGCCAGGATGACCTGGCGGAGCTGCTGCTGGAGTTAAAGGGGGACGTCGATAAGCAGATGCCTCCAGCCCCGCTGGTAGAAGGCGCCGAAGCTGAGCCTGAGGTCATCGACCTAGGCCAGGCCCGCAAGCGCCGCCGCGGCGGCCCGTTCGTACATGGGCTCATCGGTGCGGCGGCCGCAACGCTAGTCATCGCTGGAGCCGGTGGAGCCATGCTGCACGCCGGAACCTTTGATAAGGGCGATAAGACCCGCAACGTAGAGCTGGCCGGCACGCTGGAAGAGATGGAATCTCGCGCGGCCGAAGGTGATATTGAAGGCGCTCGCGAACTGATGAAGGACGCCCGCGCCAAGCTGGATGAGGCCGAAGGCAAAGAAGAAAAGGCCATCGCCGCCAACCGTGAGGCCGATCAAAAACGCTCTGCGCACCCGAAGCCCACCCCGCACACCGTGACGGAGACTGCCACCGAAACCGTGGCGGAAGAAGCTTCGCAACCGGAGCAACAGCCGGAGCAGGTCACCGTGACCGAAACTCAATACGCCACCGAAACCGTGGTGGTCACGGAACAAGTGCAGCCAAACCCGCAGCCCAACCCCAACGTTGAGGATGAGCCGACGACCACCATCGAGTTGGGCCAGCAGCAGTAGAGGCTAGCGGCCCTCTAGGCCATCCAAGTAACCCAAGGCGTAGTCCCAAGGCACGTAGCGGGAGGGATCCGGCTCAGCGCCCGGCTCATGTACCGGCGCTAGCTCGCCTTCAAGGGTGGCGCGCATATTGGCGGCCATAATGTCCCACTCGTAGAAGTGGTTTTCCTGGCAATCCTCGCACAGGAAGAAGATGCCATCGATGCCGCGTGGGCCGAGGATGGACGCGAATTTCTGCACCAGCGCGAGGTCGTGGATGATGGCGATCCGGTCGTCGTCGGTAAGCGGCATGACCTGCTCGTCTTCCTCTAGGAAGGAGGCGGGGTCATTCGGATCATCGGCGAAAGGATCGCGGGGCATATTGGCGAAGAAGTTCACGCCTGCGAGCCTATTGAACTTACCCTCCCGAGGCAATTTACCCCCTGCCCAAATGGTGTCGTCGGCCGGCAACGCACTACAGTTGGGTTAGCCGCTAAACCTGTTAAGGAGAGACCTCGATGAGCGAGAACCGTATTCATACTGGTGGAGATGACCCGAACAAGGTAGCCCTGCGCGGCCTGACCTTTGATGATGTGCTCCTTTTGCCCGCCGAATCCAATATCGTGCCCTCCGAGGTCGATACCGGCGCGCAGTTTACCCGCAATATCCGCCTCGGTGTCCCGCTTGCCTCGGCCGCCATGGATACCGTGACCGAGGCGCGTATGGCCATTGCCATGGCCCGTCAGGGCGGCATCGGCGTGCTGCACCGCAACCTGTCCACCGAGGACCAGGCCGAGCAG
This genomic stretch from Corynebacterium tuberculostearicum harbors:
- a CDS encoding daunorubicin resistance protein, which codes for MDSGHTVICIDHNLAVLAHADHAIDLVPGAGSAGGQLVFRGTPAELAEQKDSVTGRFLADALVSP
- a CDS encoding DUF5319 domain-containing protein translates to MNFFANMPRDPFADDPNDPASFLEEDEQVMPLTDDDRIAIIHDLALVQKFASILGPRGIDGIFFLCEDCQENHFYEWDIMAANMRATLEGELAPVHEPGAEPDPSRYVPWDYALGYLDGLEGR
- a CDS encoding sigma-70 family RNA polymerase sigma factor — its product is MSDKEQELADLVPHAVDGSRRALQEVLRIIHPQVLRYCRARIGGGRQPTAEDVAQEICLAVATSIGSYEDKGRPFMAYVYGIAFNKVTDAHRAMGRDKSTPTEEIPEDSARDATPEEWALEADGSNRMRALLDTLSDKAKNIVILRVFNGLSAEETAEIVGSTPGAVRVAQHRALAQLRKTLQAAQETAR
- the groL gene encoding chaperonin GroEL (60 kDa chaperone family; promotes refolding of misfolded polypeptides especially under stressful conditions; forms two stacked rings of heptamers to form a barrel-shaped 14mer; ends can be capped by GroES; misfolded proteins enter the barrel where they are refolded when GroES binds); amino-acid sequence: MAKLIAFDQEAREGIQRGVDTLADAVKVTLGPRGRNVVLSKAFGGPTVTNDGVTIARDIDIEEPFENLGAQLVKSVAVKTNDTAGDGTTTATLLAQALIFEGLRNVAAGANPIELNRGIAAAAEKAVEELKARATAVNSSSEIAQVATVSSRDPEVGEMVAGAMDKVGKDGVVTVEESQTIDSAVDVTEGISFDKGYLSPYFATEEETYHAVLDDAAVLLVRNKISSLPDFLPLLEKIAETNRPTLIIAEDIEGEPLQALVVNSIRKVLKVAAVKAPYFGERRKGFMDDLAVVTGATVIDPEVGVNLNEAGLDVLGSARRVTITKDDTVIVDGGGTAEAVEERREHIRRDIERTDSTWDKEKLEERLAKLSGGVAVIRVGAATETEVNERKLRVEDAINAARAAVEEGVIAGGGSVLVQISKELESFAEGFEGEAKVGVLAVARALTRPAYWIAENAGLDGAVVVSRVAEMSNGEGFNANTLEYGNLIDNGIIDPVKVTHSAVVNATSVARMVLTTEASVVEKPQEEQPADAGHGHQH
- a CDS encoding WhiB family transcriptional regulator → MSQPHLLPGPTADLWDWQLQGACRGENSDVFYHPDGERGRARAQRENRAKAICNSCPVIDLCREHALQSAEPYGVWGGMSESERVVALRQRRRAAAPVNA